A window of Mytilus edulis chromosome 10, xbMytEdul2.2, whole genome shotgun sequence contains these coding sequences:
- the LOC139492540 gene encoding acid-sensing ion channel 4-A-like codes for MEKKEDSGPSLWTNFTETTGFHGLNKMTFDKKYPGRVVRSAVWAVVWLVCATVLIYIIVTQLMNYYSYPSLSSTYLRFDQQLAFPVVTVCTKNPMDFNSVSLYFDQSFVGHSEIPVLEYTDFYFYETAYMCGCACRRFNVNGTFLTSQYGISSGLFLETTSTELQIAIHDPQEDPNMARDGRTVRNGTETFIEIHRREYKSLPSPYIAYGNQICIDDANYSFVDCKRKCYNEMLMKRCSCTMNPSPTGNETYCVKDYNANTCAAELYGEILSSTLCVCPPECRVIKYDQVLSSVANINDYQSHYLRIRIYLKDLSTTVTEQVPKYDGVASLLANLGGQMGLFLGASILTITELLEFIIFIMWTSIHRRAKGKNAVQNISKDI; via the exons ATGGAGAAAAAAGAAGATTCCGGACCAAGTTTGTGGACAAATTTCACAGAAACCACAGGATTTCATGGTTTAAACAAAATGACGTTTGATAAGAAATATCCAGGACGTGTAGTTCGAAG TGCAGTCTGGGCAGTAGTTTGGCTAGTGTGTGCTACCGTTCtcatctatattattgttactCAGCTAATGAACTATTACAGTTATCCATCACTTTCTTCAACGTACCTTCGTTTTGATCAACAACTTGCGTTTCCGGTCGTAACAGTGTGTACCAAGAATCCAATGGATTTTAACAGCGTATCATTGTATTTCGATCAATCTTTTGTGGGTCACTCGGAAATACCAGTGCTAGAATATACAGATTTTTACTTTTATGAGACTGCTTATATGTGTGGATGTGCATGTAGAAGATTTAATGTCAATGGAACGTTTTTGACAAGTCAATATGGAATATCGTCTggtttgtttcttgaaacaacATCTACAGAACTGCAG ATTGCCATTCATGATCCTCAAGAAGATCCAAATATGGCGAGGGATGGTAGAACTGTGAGAAATGGCACTGAAACATTTATAGAAATTCACAGGAGAGAG TATAAATCTTTACCAAGTCCATACATAGCGTATGGAAATCAGATTTGTATAGACGACGCCAATTACAGCTTTGTTGATTGCAAACGTAAATGTTATAACGAAATGTTGATGAAACGGTGTAGTTGCACGATGAATCCTTCTCCAACAG gAAATGAAACATATTGCGTGAAGGATTACAATGCCAATACTTGTGCCGCAGAACTATACG GGGAAATATTGTCGTCAACATTATGTGTTTGTCCTCCAGAATGCCGGGTCATTAAGTATGACCAAGTATTATCATCCGTAGCGAACAT AAATGATTATCAGAGCCACTACCTGAGAATTCGGATATATCTGAAAGATCTGTCAACTACAGTAACAGAACAAGTTCCTAAATACGACGGTGTTGCGTCATTGTTAG caaACCTTGGAGGACAGATGGGGTTATTTCTGGGTGCTAGTATCCTTACCATTACAGAACTGTTggaatttattatatttatcatGTGGACTTCTATTCATCGTCGTGCGAAAGGAAAGAATGCTGTTCAAAATATATCTAAAGACATTTGA